A genome region from Camelina sativa cultivar DH55 chromosome 10, Cs, whole genome shotgun sequence includes the following:
- the LOC104716630 gene encoding probable BOI-related E3 ubiquitin-protein ligase 2 isoform X2: protein MAIQAQLSYNASNANQIGFGGSEFSLVNNNNGGIGIGNGQFYLNHLQSQKEFNQQALFHHQHHQPQQQQQQSRPQNFLAAHMEKQKQEIDQFIKIQNERLRYVLQEQKKREMEMILRKMESKALVLMNQKEEEMSKALSKNMELEDLLRKMETENQTWQRLARENEAMVQTLNSTLEQVRERAATCHDAGAAEVDDEGSFCGGDGDSFPAEKKMSGSSSSCCNCGSNGVTRVLFLPCRHLCCCTDCEEGLVLCPICNTPKKNRIEAFIF from the exons ATGGCAATACAAGCGCAGTTGAGTTACAACGCTTCGAACGCGAATCAAATCGGGTTTGGTGGGTCTGAGTTTTCTTTggttaacaacaacaatggtggaATCGGAATCGGTAACGGTCAGTTTTATCTCAATCATCTCCAGTCGCAGAAAGAGTTCAACCAGCAAGCTctgtttcatcatcaacatcatcaacctcaacaacaacaacaacagtctCGTCCTCAGAACTTTTTAGCCGCTCAtatggaaaaacagaaacaagagaTCGATCAGTTCATCAAGATACAG AACGAGAGGCTGAGGTATGTGTTGCAAGAACAGAAGAAGCGAGAGATGGAGATGATCTTAAGGAAAATGGAAAGCAAAGCTTTGGTTTTGATGAaccagaaggaagaagaaatgtCGAAAGCGTTGAGCAAGAACATGGAACTCGAGGATCTGCTGAGGAAGATGGAAACGGAGAATCAAACGTGGCAGAGATTGGCTCGTGAGAACGAAGCTATGGTGCAGACTCTTAACTCAACGCTCGAACAGGTCCGTGAGAGAGCCGCCACGTGTCACGACGCTGGTGCTGCAGAGGTGGACGACGAAGGGTCGTTTTGCGGCGGAGACGGGGATAGTTTTCCggcggagaagaagatgagtggtagtagtagtagttgcTGCAATTGCGGTTCTAATGGAGTCACGAGAGTTCTGTTTCTGCCGTGTAGGCATCTCTGTTGCTGCACAGATTGTGAGGAAGGGCTTGTTCTTTGTCCGATCTGTAACACCCCCAAGAAAAACAGAATCGAAGCCtttattttctag
- the LOC104716630 gene encoding probable BOI-related E3 ubiquitin-protein ligase 2 isoform X1: MHCICLSETHISDSVSSFLIPSSSLLIEMAIQAQLSYNASNANQIGFGGSEFSLVNNNNGGIGIGNGQFYLNHLQSQKEFNQQALFHHQHHQPQQQQQQSRPQNFLAAHMEKQKQEIDQFIKIQNERLRYVLQEQKKREMEMILRKMESKALVLMNQKEEEMSKALSKNMELEDLLRKMETENQTWQRLARENEAMVQTLNSTLEQVRERAATCHDAGAAEVDDEGSFCGGDGDSFPAEKKMSGSSSSCCNCGSNGVTRVLFLPCRHLCCCTDCEEGLVLCPICNTPKKNRIEAFIF; the protein is encoded by the exons ATGCATTGTATATGTTTATCAGAGACACATATATCTGACTCGGTTTCCTCCTTTTTGATTCCCTCCTCCTCTTTATTAATCG AGATGGCAATACAAGCGCAGTTGAGTTACAACGCTTCGAACGCGAATCAAATCGGGTTTGGTGGGTCTGAGTTTTCTTTggttaacaacaacaatggtggaATCGGAATCGGTAACGGTCAGTTTTATCTCAATCATCTCCAGTCGCAGAAAGAGTTCAACCAGCAAGCTctgtttcatcatcaacatcatcaacctcaacaacaacaacaacagtctCGTCCTCAGAACTTTTTAGCCGCTCAtatggaaaaacagaaacaagagaTCGATCAGTTCATCAAGATACAG AACGAGAGGCTGAGGTATGTGTTGCAAGAACAGAAGAAGCGAGAGATGGAGATGATCTTAAGGAAAATGGAAAGCAAAGCTTTGGTTTTGATGAaccagaaggaagaagaaatgtCGAAAGCGTTGAGCAAGAACATGGAACTCGAGGATCTGCTGAGGAAGATGGAAACGGAGAATCAAACGTGGCAGAGATTGGCTCGTGAGAACGAAGCTATGGTGCAGACTCTTAACTCAACGCTCGAACAGGTCCGTGAGAGAGCCGCCACGTGTCACGACGCTGGTGCTGCAGAGGTGGACGACGAAGGGTCGTTTTGCGGCGGAGACGGGGATAGTTTTCCggcggagaagaagatgagtggtagtagtagtagttgcTGCAATTGCGGTTCTAATGGAGTCACGAGAGTTCTGTTTCTGCCGTGTAGGCATCTCTGTTGCTGCACAGATTGTGAGGAAGGGCTTGTTCTTTGTCCGATCTGTAACACCCCCAAGAAAAACAGAATCGAAGCCtttattttctag
- the LOC104719976 gene encoding uncharacterized protein LOC104719976 → MDSDDSLNPYLPSSSYMNLLHSQLDNQNLEYTPLDSPCSETPSEPASPQENRKSRNAWLPTDDIMLVSAWLNTSKDPITSNQQRLASFWGRIAKYFASCPNADGRPKREASHCTGVKRGRVSIDGSEQDAHHPIDVDEPLPRPTGVKAAKGRSKKSSNTQPIDVEEDGKANLEVQLERVSRMYEMKQKDFELKEKEFAMKKENIKYVMLENLISKKDTLTESEKALKEKLIDDMMSSG, encoded by the exons ATGGATTCTGACGACTCTTTGAATCCATATCTTCCCTCCTCTAGCTATATGAACCTCTTACACAGCCAACTTGATAACCAAAACCTTGAATACACTCCTCTTGATAGTCCATGTTCTGAAACTCCATCTGAACCTGCATCCCCTCAAGAAAACCGTAAGTCAAGGAATGCATGGTTACCAACAGATGATATCATGTTGGTCAGTGCTTGGCTTAATACTAGCAAAGATCCGATTACTTCCAACCAGCAAAGACTTGCATCCTTTTGGGGGAGGATTGCAAAATACTTTGCATCCTGTCCGAATGCTGATGGTCGGCCAAAGAGAGAGGCGAGTCACT GTACTGGAGTGAAAAGGGGAAGAGTGAGTATTGATGGGTCTGAACAGGATGCACACCATCCGATTGATGTGGATGAACCATTGCCCCGTCCTACTGGTGTTAAGGCTGCCAAGGGGAGGTCCAAAAAAAGCTCAAACACCCAACCTAttgatgtggaggaagatggAAAAGCTAACTTGGAGGTTCAGTTGGAGCGTGTCTCTAGGATGTATGAGATGAAGCAGAAGGACTTTGAATTGAAAGAGAAGGAGTTTGctatgaagaaggagaatatcAAGTATGTGATGCTTGAAAATCTGATTTCTAAAAAGGATACACTAACTGAATCAGAAAAAGCTCTCAAGGAAAAGCTAATTGATGACATGATGTCATCAGGTTGA